The genomic region CAACAGCTATCTGGAGTATTTCCTGACGCTGCTCGGCTGGCTGATTAACAACGGCCTGTGGGAGCTGCTGGTCAGTACGGGGCTGTTTGTGCTGCCGTTGTTGTTCAAAGTGGTCTCCATTTGGTTGAAGGTGCGTGAGGAAGGTGAGGATGAGGGCAATAAAGGGATGTTGTCCCTGCCACGCATCGAGAACCTGCTTTATGGTGCGTTCTTCGTGATGCTTGCCTGCTGCCTGCCGTTGATGAATGTCAGCCTGGATACCATCAAATATGACAGCAGCCGGGCGGCAACCTGCGGTACCTGGACACCCAAAAAGCCGGATGAAACCGGATACGCCAACATCATGTCGAGCATGAACGGCCAGACGGCGAAGGTGCCGGTGTGGTGGTTGGTGGTGCATAAGCTGTCGAAGGGGATCACATCGGCGGCCGTGGCTACCATCCCGTGCCGGCCGGACCTGCGGCAGGTCCGCTTTGAGGTCCAGCACAGCCGGGTCAACAACCCAGGGCTGGCGAAGGAGCTGCAGGACTTCACCAACGACTGTTACGCGTTGGCACTGTATACCTGGCAGAACCGCGACCAGGGGCAGACGACGGACAAGGCCACGCTGCGTGATATCGAGTGGTTGGGGTCGAAGACCTTCCTGAACGGCGGGTTCTACAACAACCTGCAGTCGAAAAAAGCCGTATGTCGGGCAAGTGTATTAATTATATATCTGCAATGTTATTAGGCGCTGAATATTAATGGTGCGTACACCATGGTATTCAGCGTTTTTTTAAGGCTACAGCAAGAGTAATGCAACGTAAGGCTACCCACCCATAGAAATCTTTTCTTTTTGAGAAAAGGTTTTCTTGTGGTGGATATCGTCTTGATCTGAGCAGGATAGTGTCGGTTATGTGATTACGGAGTGCTGCTGATGTCTTATTCTGATACACCTGAACAGGCCGCCATCATCGGCTGGTCTGGCCATCGCCTTGTGGTCAGGGCGTTCGCCGGTACTGGCAAAACATCCACTCTGGTGCGATTTGCGCAGGCGAACCCGGACTGCAGGATGCTTTACCTTGCCTATAACCGGGCGGTGAGAGATGAAGCAGAACAAAAATTCCCATTTAACGTTGAATGCAAGACATCTCATCAACTGGCTTGGCCCAATTTTGGGCGCCATTATCAACGGCGGTTGACGGCCAACCTGCGGATCACTGATGTTGCCCGTCAACTCAATACGCGCCATTGGCCGCTAGCTCGCGTGGCCATCACGACCTTCAATGCATTCCTCTGCAGTGGTGATAGCCAATTCGGGCTTCAGCATCTTCCTGATGAAGAGGCACGTAGTGGCCTGTCCGCTGACAAAATTTTGGCGGCGGCGCAGCTGCTCTGGCGCGAGTCGGTCCGTCAGGATGGCTCTTTTCCTGTCACCCATGACATTTACCTCAAGCTGTATCAGCTTTCACAACCCGATCTCGCCAAACGCTGGCATACGGTGCTGTTTGATGAAGGACAGGACGCTAATCCTGTGACACAAGCTCTGGTGCTGACACAGCAATGTAACGTAGTAATGGTCGGCGACCGCCATCAGCAAATTTACCGATTCCGGGGGGCTGAGAATGCGCTCGACGCTGAGCAACTGGTTGACGCCGATCAACTTTGTCTGACGCACAGCTTTCGGTTTGGTCCAGCAGTGGCCAGGGTCGCGAATATGCTGCTTAAACGGCAGGGAGAAACACTGTCCGTGGTCGGTAACGGTGGAGAAGACAACGTAGTGGCGAGTTTATCGGAAGAGGACTGGTCACAACACGTGGCCGTACTTAGTCGGACGATTGCAGGCGTGATTGGAGTAGCGCTTGAAGCCAGCCTAGCGGGGAAAAAGGTGTATTGGGTTGGCGGTATCGCCGGCTACAAAACAGAAGAACTGGAGGATCTGTACTGGTTCTCGGCTGATATGCCTGAGCGTATGCAATCCCCATTGCTGGCACGAGAATACCGTAACTTTGAGGAGTTTGAGTCGGTTGCCAGAGCGACCAAAGATGTCGAAATGAACCAAGGGCTTCGGTTACTTGATCAGTACTTCCCACTACCACAAAAGCTGCAGGCTATGCGTGAGCATGCAGTCATTGAGGAAAGTCAGGCTCAGGTAACCGTTTCGACTGCACATCGCAGCAAAGGACTGGAGTGGCCTGTGGTGGTATTGAACCATGACTTTGCGGATATTACGGATCCCCTGATGGCCGACAGCGAACGTACCGATGAAACCAATCTGCTGTATGTCGCTGTAACCCGTGCCCAGCAAACGCTGGTACTGAATGATTTACTGCAGGTGTTGATAGACAGCGAAGGAGATATCGCTGGAGGCCTGGCATGCTGAAGGCCATCAAAGAGCTGCTTGTTGGTACCCGGGATATGCCGGCAAAGCCGACGGCAAGCACTTCAGGCTCAAGAGGGCCTGCTGGTTACTATATGCCCGCGTCCGCAGAGCAGCTTTTGAGCACGGCACCGCGTAAGCAATGCTTACAGCAGTTATGGGAAAATTGTGCGCTTCCCAAAGACCTCTATGAACAATTCTATCTTCAGCCATTGAAACAGCTCATGACGTTGATGCAGGTATTGCCGGCAACGCTGCAGGGTGAGTATGCCAGGGAAGGGGGCTTGATTGATGTCACATTGCAGACGACGACATATGCGGTGCGCCTGGCCAAAGGGCACATGCTGCCTCCTGGGGCGGCACCGGAAGAACAATCGGCCCAGAATGTACAATGGAATGTCGTGGTGTTTTACGCTGCGCTTTGGCACTACCTGCCGTTGTTGAGCCAGCTGCAGGGGGAGTTCCGGAGTGGTCGCGCCTGGTTACCAGGTTTGACGGTACCGAGTGAACCCTACCGTTTTCGTTTCAGGTCGACCTCGCCAGCCCCGCCCCTGACAACAAGCCAAAGTGCAATGATTGCGGCACGGCTACTGCCTGCAGAGGTCCTCGACTGGCTATCAACACTGCCAGCGGCTACACACTCGTTGATGACGATTGCTTCCCGACAACCCTGCGCATTATCTGTAATAGACGACATTATTCAGGAAGCGACTAAACTGGCGCGCGGCGATAGCCTGTCCGTAGCGCCCTCACCGGCATCCATCTCCGACACATTGACAGTAGCTTTACCGTCGGTGGCGCCGACTACAGAAAATATCACCTCTTCAGTACCCGTTGTTGATTTGCAAAGTGCAGTCAGCAGCACCGACTCTCCGCTCGTTGAGGAGCAGCTGCCGGCAGAGACATTAAATCAGCCCAAAGAAAATACAGCGTCAGCAACGGAGGTGTTACTAAGCTCAGCTCTGGATTCGCCGATCAACAATAAACCTTTGGCTGAGACGGTCCTGGCGCCTGAAACGGTGGTCGGCGTTGAGGAAGATATGCAGGCTCTGTTGTCATTAATGGCGGTTGAGGTGTTTGTTTCGGTGAACCAGACAGAACAGGAGTTCGGGGACGGCCCTCACGAAGATGAAGGCCCTATGCCTGCCGATAATCCTGTACTTACTGCTGAAGTGGCTCAGGTAGTTCAGGTTGCCGAAATAAACCAGGAGTCAGACGCCATCGATGATATCGCTCCCGAAGCGGCATTTTCAACATCCGACTTTTGTGCCCCTCAAACGACTGACCTCGCTCCTTCACTATTACAAAAACAGGGCAATGAAGGCGATGGGGGAATAACTCCCGGAGAGGTCTTTTGGCGTTGGTTAGCTGATGGACTCAGTTCTAATGAGATCCCCATCAATTCCGTCGGTGCGCGGGTTCATCTTGTTTCTGGTTTTATTTTTATAACCGTACCCGGGATTTTTTATTTGTACCTGAAACAGGTTGGTCTGGATGGTTCTCAACGAGAAGCCCTTCAGGAGGATTTTGAACGTTTGGAGAAACATCGTCGGGTCAAGGGTTAATGCCGATCATTTAAGGATCGGTTGACCGATCCGGTTTATGCGGTAAAAAGGGTTCTATGTTCATCATGGAACCCTTTTTAAATGGAACTTTCCCAGGCCCTCGGCATCATCAATTGATTAGACTTGAGATAAATGACAGGGAATAAGTGAGATAATTATGGGAAAAACTGGGTCAACATGGGAAGAGACTGGACGGAATATGTAATAACGTTACATGTATTAGTCGCGACTTGATCTGACACTGGACCTTGAAAGGTTGAGAGTTACCGGTTTTGATATGGGTGTCTAATCCTTAAACAAAACGCGAGGTAACTCTCATGATTCATACTAACAATCCCATCATCAAACACAAAGCCGGCCTGCTCAATCTCGCCGAAGAACTCGGTAACGTATCAAAAGCCTGCAAGATCATGGGCGTGTCACGCGACACGTTTTACCGTTATCAGGAACTGGCTGCTGAAGGCGGCATCGATGCGCTGATTAACCAGAACCGCCGCGTCCCCAACCTGAAGAACCGCGCCGACGAAGCCACTGAACGCGCTGTTGTTGAATATGCCGTTGAGTTCCCGGCCCACGGGCAACACCGGACCAGTAATGAGCTGCGTAAAAAAGGCGTGTTTATCTCCGGTAGCGGCGTGCGCTCCATCTGGCAACGGCACGACCTGGAGAACTTCCGTAAACGCCTGAAGGCACTTGAGGAAAAGGTCGCCAGAGAAGGCATCGTGCTTACCGACGCTCAAATCGCAGCGCTGGAGAAGAAGGCCCACGATGACGAGGCCAGCGGAGAAATCGAAACTGCTCACCCGGGTTATCTCGGGTCGCAGGACACCTTCTACGTGGGCAATCTGAAAGGTGTGGGTCGTATCTACCAGCAGACGTTCGTGGATACGTACTCGAAAGTGGCACACTGCAAGCTGTATACGAGTAAAACGCCGATCACCGCCGCAGACCTGCTCAATGATCGCGTACTGCCGTTCTACGAGGCTCAGGGACTGCCGATGCTGAGGATCCTGACCGACAGGGGAACGGAGTACTGTGGTAAGGTGGAGCAGCATGATTACCAGCTGTATCTGGCCATCAACGATATCGACCATACAAAAACGAAGGCGATGTCTCCGCAGACGAACGGCATCTGCGAGCGCTTCCATAAAACTATTTTGCAGGATTTTTATCAGGTTACGTTCCGTAAGAAGTTATACGAAGACCTGGAGAGCCTGCAAACGGATCTGGACAACTGGTTGTGGCATTACAATAATGAGCGAACTCATCAGGGAAAAATGTGCTGCGGGCGTACGCCAATGGCCACGTTACTTGATGGTAAACGAGTCTGGGCAGAAAAAAATCTGAACCAGATGTAATCTGACAGACACCTGTATAAATAACCGGTAACTGTCAGATCAGGTCTGAGCTAGTACACGTTACAGTATGTGAAAATCAGACCGGCCCGAAAAAAAACACAATTCGCACCAGCCTGATTCCAGAATTTACTCCTTTTTCCCCGTATCGGCATCGGGTTCACCATCAAACAGTTTGCCCTGCATCCGATCCATTTCTTCTTTTCTGACCCGCTTCACCACGCTGTAGACCCACTGTAGCGAAACGCCAAACTTGCGGGCCAGTTCATGATGGTTGCGCCCGTCAAACTCCAGGAAGATTTCCCGATCGCGCTGGCTGACCTTCCAGACCATCCCCATCGGAAAATAGACGTTTTGCCCTCCCCAGACCTGCATCATGCGGTTAGCAACGGCCTGACCAATCTGGTCGGCAATCGCGGGTTCAATATCAATAATCTCGCGCACGGTTTCAGAGGTGTGCTGAGCTAGTTCCACCAACAGTTCAGGCCCTTTACTACGAAACTGATTCAGGTCGCTCATTGCTTACCTCCCGCAGCTCTGCGCTGCCACTTCTTCAGCTTCTCAATAACGTTACTGGCCTGCTCATTGCTGAGCCAGCGTAACGCGCTGATGCCTGTTTCCCGTTTAACCCACAGCGCCAGCGCCTGCTCTGAACTGTCACGGACGATGCCCGCTGAGGCCATTTCAAGCCATAGTGCACGGATTTTTTTCGACTGTGGGTGGGTATCCAGCGGTAAACCGGCCTTGGCTTTTCCCGCAGGTTTAATACGAAAGCCCTTTTTCTTCATGGATTCCACTACGCGGTTAAGCTGGGTAACGTCCATTCCTTTCGTGGAAGCTTTGCCTGTCAGCCCCTGCAGCATCTGTCTGTAGGTGTCCTCGTCCATTTGCAGATCGTTACGGGCAATATGAATAAGCTGTATGAGGCGCTGTTTAGTCATCACAGATCTCCCCCCTTTGACTGTCCCTTTACGTAGTCAACATATAAAGGAAGGGCCACAGGCCAGCACAGGAACATCACCGCCCAGCTAATCCAGTATTTGGCACCGCTGTAACGTGAGTAAAAACCCGAATGACGATGCAGTTCGGCAGTACACCAGCCTACGCAGCTATACCAGAACAGGGTGCATACAACAGATTCAGCCATCATAAGCTGCTCCCCAGTTTCCGCTGCTCCTGCCCGCTGACAGGCTGATGTAGCCGGACGTTTTCTCCCTCTTTGTAACCGACGTGGCGGGACATGTCTGCGTCACGGGATTTTCCGGCCCCACGGCCCGTGGTTGTACCTGAGTCGGGGTATTTTTTCTCAAGCCAGAGGCTGGCCAGTTCCCATTCCTCACGGGACATCGCGAACAGATGAACTTCACTGCGCACGGCCAGTACCCAGCCTTCGGCAAATTTGTCACCACGGCTGGTTTTGGTCGTGCTTTTGATTCTTTTATTCTGCTGCTGGATATAGTTTTTACGGGCCACGATTAATTGTCTGGCCAGTACTTCCCATGTATACGAGGCCAGTTCGACCCGGTCTTTATTACCGTAAAAGCCAACGCTGGAGTTAAAACCGGAATGAATAATAGACTTAACCCCAAATGCTACCTGGATAATATCCAGCAGACCCAACATGTAACGTGGCGGATTAACGCTACCTGCGGCCCAGTAGTCACTGACGCTTTCGTCAATATCACTGAGCGCGAGGTCAGCCTGGGTGATGTTATACGCCTGCATCAGTTTCTGGGCGCGTTGCAGGGCCAGTGCAGCTTCATGGGGGTTATCGGATTTAGCCAGCGCCAGCAGTTTTTTTTAACTTCTCCAGCATTTTTTCTTTATCAGTCATTGGCATGGTTTAGTCCTTTGGTGTGCATACACCACGAAGTTTGTAATCGCCATCATTGAGTTTTTTGATAGCGGTGAAAGCATCCCGACAGGCTTTTTCGCTGTTAAATTCCTGCGTATGTAATGTCAGAGTCGGTTGCATGGCGTCACTCAAAGTCATAGAGAATGGGGATGCCATCCAGAAAATAAGTACCCACATGGTTACTGGCCCTCATTAATAGCGCTGTTTAGTGCGTTGAGAACCAAATCAGTCATGATACCTTTTCCGTTTAGCTCAACGTGGGCAAGAATTTCACTGCGGGCCGCCTTAAGTACACCGAGATTAATCATGACCGCACGCTGGTTGATGGCGTTCAAAGAGTTCAGTCGAGCAAGGCAGCGTGTTGCATCTTCACACGTTGTTGGCACATTAATGTTCATCCGGTGCCCCCAGTGGTTCAAAGTCCATGACCGATACAAAGGTGTTGTACTGCTGGCCACAGTGAGTGCAGGCAAGAATTAAGTCGACGTGCCAGTCATTATCAATTGATGACTGCATGAGCGTTGTTTGCACTGCAACCATGTCCTCAACTTCTTCTTTACAGTGAATGCATTTGATAGACATAAATATTCCTCGGGCTGTTTTCGGCGTGCAGAAGCCCACGGCGCTGACGCCGAAATAAAAAGAAAATGAATTAAAATTAAATGGCAGCTATATCTAACGGGATATTAATCAGCCTCCCGTCTTTATCTTTCTCCCGGAAATTAATATAGGTTTTGGACATGGCCACCTGCAGCGATTCCGATATGGCCTCCATTGCCCGGTTCCAGCGCTCGTCCTGAATCTTGACGCGGCGCAGGGAAAGAATACGCCCGGTATTAAGCTGGCCCTCTTTGTCCACCTGGAAAGCATCGCTGATGATGGCCCGCAGGTTGGCGTTCGCGCCTTCCGACCACTCGGTGACACACTCGTCTATCAGGTCTTTGGCAATTTGCAGCTCTGGCCCGAACGTCAGGGTTTCCTG from Erwinia tracheiphila harbors:
- a CDS encoding UvrD-helicase domain-containing protein codes for the protein MSYSDTPEQAAIIGWSGHRLVVRAFAGTGKTSTLVRFAQANPDCRMLYLAYNRAVRDEAEQKFPFNVECKTSHQLAWPNFGRHYQRRLTANLRITDVARQLNTRHWPLARVAITTFNAFLCSGDSQFGLQHLPDEEARSGLSADKILAAAQLLWRESVRQDGSFPVTHDIYLKLYQLSQPDLAKRWHTVLFDEGQDANPVTQALVLTQQCNVVMVGDRHQQIYRFRGAENALDAEQLVDADQLCLTHSFRFGPAVARVANMLLKRQGETLSVVGNGGEDNVVASLSEEDWSQHVAVLSRTIAGVIGVALEASLAGKKVYWVGGIAGYKTEELEDLYWFSADMPERMQSPLLAREYRNFEEFESVARATKDVEMNQGLRLLDQYFPLPQKLQAMREHAVIEESQAQVTVSTAHRSKGLEWPVVVLNHDFADITDPLMADSERTDETNLLYVAVTRAQQTLVLNDLLQVLIDSEGDIAGGLAC
- a CDS encoding TraI domain-containing protein → MLKAIKELLVGTRDMPAKPTASTSGSRGPAGYYMPASAEQLLSTAPRKQCLQQLWENCALPKDLYEQFYLQPLKQLMTLMQVLPATLQGEYAREGGLIDVTLQTTTYAVRLAKGHMLPPGAAPEEQSAQNVQWNVVVFYAALWHYLPLLSQLQGEFRSGRAWLPGLTVPSEPYRFRFRSTSPAPPLTTSQSAMIAARLLPAEVLDWLSTLPAATHSLMTIASRQPCALSVIDDIIQEATKLARGDSLSVAPSPASISDTLTVALPSVAPTTENITSSVPVVDLQSAVSSTDSPLVEEQLPAETLNQPKENTASATEVLLSSALDSPINNKPLAETVLAPETVVGVEEDMQALLSLMAVEVFVSVNQTEQEFGDGPHEDEGPMPADNPVLTAEVAQVVQVAEINQESDAIDDIAPEAAFSTSDFCAPQTTDLAPSLLQKQGNEGDGGITPGEVFWRWLADGLSSNEIPINSVGARVHLVSGFIFITVPGIFYLYLKQVGLDGSQREALQEDFERLEKHRRVKG
- a CDS encoding IS481 family transposase, encoding MIHTNNPIIKHKAGLLNLAEELGNVSKACKIMGVSRDTFYRYQELAAEGGIDALINQNRRVPNLKNRADEATERAVVEYAVEFPAHGQHRTSNELRKKGVFISGSGVRSIWQRHDLENFRKRLKALEEKVAREGIVLTDAQIAALEKKAHDDEASGEIETAHPGYLGSQDTFYVGNLKGVGRIYQQTFVDTYSKVAHCKLYTSKTPITAADLLNDRVLPFYEAQGLPMLRILTDRGTEYCGKVEQHDYQLYLAINDIDHTKTKAMSPQTNGICERFHKTILQDFYQVTFRKKLYEDLESLQTDLDNWLWHYNNERTHQGKMCCGRTPMATLLDGKRVWAEKNLNQM
- a CDS encoding Mor transcription activator family protein; the protein is MSDLNQFRSKGPELLVELAQHTSETVREIIDIEPAIADQIGQAVANRMMQVWGGQNVYFPMGMVWKVSQRDREIFLEFDGRNHHELARKFGVSLQWVYSVVKRVRKEEMDRMQGKLFDGEPDADTGKKE
- a CDS encoding gp16 family protein; amino-acid sequence: MTKQRLIQLIHIARNDLQMDEDTYRQMLQGLTGKASTKGMDVTQLNRVVESMKKKGFRIKPAGKAKAGLPLDTHPQSKKIRALWLEMASAGIVRDSSEQALALWVKRETGISALRWLSNEQASNVIEKLKKWQRRAAGGKQ
- a CDS encoding DUF3164 family protein; translation: MSEVNKEDYMKDRKGRLVPVDQVSDYDLAMDSFVKEQVAAAKVKRDELSDFKRRAFDECYAWLDLVAEKYGRTRGGAKGNVTFSSFDGGQQITIRVQETLTFGPELQIAKDLIDECVTEWSEGANANLRAIISDAFQVDKEGQLNTGRILSLRRVKIQDERWNRAMEAISESLQVAMSKTYINFREKDKDGRLINIPLDIAAI